One Spinacia oleracea cultivar Varoflay chromosome 4, BTI_SOV_V1, whole genome shotgun sequence DNA segment encodes these proteins:
- the LOC110801538 gene encoding uncharacterized protein, protein MDKSWIDLPNGHREYIDGCMEFIEFAKQDLVEGKIRCPCKNCKVEKWFSVNEVERHILFKGFYKPYKDWIFHGKGDTFQRMFESDGGITSEGSLDNQSGFVGRDNMGGLLRSAFSVNMPPNFPNLEAREDDKLIEELVAYDTDVEYDYSTIEEDVTYKKLLEASEEKLYEGCINFSKLSFLLHLFHLKCMNHWSIESFNMLLKLILDAFPQILDFPSSYYYSKKIIKDLGLGYEKIDACPNNCMLYWGEFLEKDKCHVCGTSRWTKTKDRGGVVSDLGTYTCKKGVPAKVMRYFPLIPRLKRIYMSSETVEDMRWNDKERLGEDDKKILRHPSDGLAWKAFDERHKDFALDPRSVRLGLASDGFNPYRLMNTTYSTWPVMLIPYNLPPWFCMKTSSFILSTLIPGKSSPGNDIDVYLQQLVHELKLLGTGVEAFDACAGEKFNLRAALLWTINDFPGYAMLSGLSTKGYNACPICLDSTPSDRFGSKISYCSYRKWLPADHPYRCQGAKFCEKFGTNEWGKAPSRPSGTDILRQQEKLKHVYGKSKAPPKKRQREHDDDDDVQDESDFGTKLEKHII, encoded by the coding sequence ATGGATAAAAGTTGGATCGATCTACCCAATGGTCATCGTGAATATATCGACGGTTGTATGGAATTTATTGAGTTTGCCAAGCAAGATCTAGTAGAAGGAAAAATTAGATGTCCATGTAAGAACTGTAAGGTAGAGAAATGGTTCTCCGTAAATGAAGTGGAGAGGCATATTTTGTTTAAGGGATTTTATAAGCCATATAAGGATTGGATTTTTCATGGAAAAGGGGATACGTTTCAGCGTAtgtttgagagtgatggagggaTTACTAGTGAAGGATCCCTTGATAACCAAAGTGGGTTTGTAGGTCGAGATAATATGGGAGGGCTATTAAGATCAGCATTTAGTGTTAATATGCCTCCCAATTTCCCAAATTTAGAAGCACGAGAGGATGATAAATTGATTGAGGAGCTCGTGGCCTATGACACAGATGTAGAATATGATTATTCTACAATAGAAGAAGATGTGACGTATAAGAAGTTGCTTGAAGCTTCTGAGGAGAAATTATACGAGGGGTGTATCAATTTTTcaaagttatcttttctgttaCACTTGTTTCACTTGAAGTGTATGAATCACTGGTCCATAGAATCTTTCAATATGCTGTTGAAGTTAATTCTAGATGCATTTCCTCAAATACTTGATTTTCCCTCTTCTTATTATTACagtaagaaaataataaaagactTGGGCCTTGGGTATGAAAAGATTGATGCTTGTCCGAATAATTGCATGTTGTATTGGGGTGAATTTTTAGAGAAAGACAAGTGTCATGTTTGTGGTACATCGAGGTGGACGAAAACTAAGGATAGAGGTGGCGTTGTAAGTGATCTAGGTACATATACTTGTAAGAAAGGTGTGCCAGCTAAGGTAATGCGATATTTCCCTCTTATACCGAGACTAAAAAGAATCTACATGTCATCAGAAACAGTAGAAGATATGAGATGGAATGATAAAGAGCGATTGGGTGAAGATGATAAGAAGATTTTAAGGCATCCTTCAGATGGCTTAGCATGGAAGGCATTTGATGAGCGTCACAAAGATTTTGCATTAGACCCTCGTAGTGTTCGATTAGGTcttgcgagtgatggttttaatCCTTACCGTTTAATGAACACCACTTATAGTACGTGGCCAGTGATGTTGATTCCTTATAATCTTCCACCATGGTTCTGTATGAAAACGTCTTCTTTCATTCTGTCCACGCTTATTCCTGGAAAATCAAGTCCCGGAAATGATATTGACGTGTATCTGCAGCAATTAGTGCATGAATTGAAATTGTTGGGGACAGGGGTTGAAGCATTTGATGCTTGTGCCGGAGAGAAATTTAATTTGCGTGCGGCTTTGCTTTGGACTATTAATGACTTTCCCGGCTATGCAATGCTCTCTGGTTTGAGCACAAAAGGTTACAATGCATGTCCTATATGCTTAGATTCCACGCCTTCTGATAGATTTGGGAGCAAGATTTCCTATTGTAGCTATAGAAAATGGTTACCTGCAGATCACCCATATCGATGTCAAGGTGCCAAGTTTTGTGAGAAGTTTGGAACTAATGAGTGGGGTAAAGCCCCATCTCGTCCTAGCGGCACTGATATATTGAGGCAGCAAGAAAAGTTGAAGCATGTTTACGGAAAGTCGAAGGCACCACCGAAAAAGAGGCAAAGAGAAcatgatgatgacgatgatgtcCAAGATGAAAGTGACTTTGGTACCAAGCTAGAGAAGCATATTATTTGA
- the LOC130472450 gene encoding uncharacterized protein — protein MNLQNPVTESDESNWIINEFGGWLQNKVHCIDATTEDGKLRKALAGGLHSYGRKLKGYIINGYKFLSTDRDCRVLTQNSGIMDEADGEAYYGKVKDIDELDYYGDYKVVLFRCDWVHIHRGVRAYPNGGVCVNFSKLMHSGRLLQDDPFVFSSQ, from the exons ATGAACTTACAAAATCCTGTAACAGAGAGTGATGAAAGTAACTGGATCATCAATGAATTTGGAGGGTGGCTGCAAAATAAG GTACATTGCATAGATGCAACCACCGAAGATGGGAAGCTAAGAAAAGCTTTGGCGGGTGGTTTGCATTCTTATGgaagaaaattaaaaggataCATAATCAATGGATACAAATTCCTTTCCACGGATCGCGATTGTCGTgttttgacacaaaattctGGAATTATGGACGAAGCGGATGGAGAGGCATACTATGGAAAAGTGAAAGATATCGATGAATTAGATTATTACGGAGATTACAAAGTTGTATTGTTTCGTTGTGATTGGGTACACATTCATAGGGGTGTAAGAGCGTATCCAAACGGCGGAGTATGCGTCAATTTCTCTAAATTGATGCATTCTGGACGATTGTTGCAAGATGATCCATTTGTATTCTCATCTCAGTAA